Part of the Paenibacillus guangzhouensis genome is shown below.
GATATCTTCCGAAGGGAAACATATCCTTAATAAGATATATGATTCAACTCACTGGGTTACATTCGTAGAACCTCGTGTAGACTTGAGTTTTTTTAAAAATGACACAAGAAATAACGATTTATTAGTTATTCACTATAACGACCAATATACAACTTCTAACGCCTTGGATGCTATTACTGTAACTCGGCGATCGAAACAATACCAAGTACTTATTCAGGAATTTTTGGCTTCAAAAGGCGTACCTATTCAGGAAGATGTAACAATAAATATTATTAATCTTTTCAACGCACTAAATGGTAATTGGTTATTGCGTTTGCTTGCCCAGAATAATCATTTTCCAAAAGAAAAAATTAGTATTCTCTCTGCTGCTAAATTGGCACTAGCATTCCTATGGACTTCTGACATCATATGGATTCCGATTTCTATGGAGGAAGTGCTTAGGATCTCTGGTGGAACTGGACTTAAGCAAGCAGAGGGGTTATTCTCGGCGAAGAATTTACGTCAACATGGCTCGTATAGTGATGACTTACTTTTCATTGGAATTGAAACGTGTGATGGTAGCAACATTAAAGTCCATTTATGTCCAGTTGAAGTGAAAATCGGAGTTAATAGTAATGTTCAGGCTAAGGCCATTTCGCAAGTAAAGGAAACTCATCGACTTCTTTATGAATTTTTGACAGGGGATGCCCCATCGGCCATGATCTATCGCAACTTTTTCATCCAGTTGGCGTTGGCCAACCTGGAGAAATTAACTATTTATGATGTTTGGCCGGAACAAAATTTTAGAAATAAAGTTGATTATGTAATTAAGGAACGGCTTTTGAATGATGAGTATATCCTTTCTAATGAATTTAAAGAAGTCTTAGGAGAAGGTCTTGTTATTTCCTTCAAGCGTGATCTCATCTTTGCAGAAGCAAAAAAAATTGATGATGTAATGTACATCAGCTACCCGGAGAAGACTGGGTACAATTTCGTTACTACAAGCGTTGAAAATTTGAAAGCTGCACTGCACAATGGCCAGTCCAGCATCGATAAAAATTTGCTTTTATCAAATTGTCATAATAAATCGGATGCGACTACTGTTATTTCTTACGTACACGATAGTAACGAGAGTATAACACCTATTTCTGAGGCTAATGTACATTCTCCTGTAGCTGAAGCTTTACCTTCTGATGAAGATAAGCCGTTAGAAATTTTATTTGGAACGAATGTAGAAAATGGTGATAATGTCACCTGGTTTCCAACTTCTACAAATAAAGTCCTTCATACGAATACAGGTATAATTGGAACAATGGGGACGGGGAAGACACAATTCACGAAATCACTTGTAGCTCAACTTAAAAAGAACTCTGGTCAAAATCTATATAAAACACCAATTAAGGTTTTGATTTTTGATTACAAAGGAGACTATATAAAAGATGATTTTGTGAAGTCAACAGGAGCTAAAATTTACGATTTATTTCATTTGCCATATAATCCTTTGTCTTTGTTTGTTACCCAACCGATAAAACCTTTATTACCGGTTCATACCAGCAGTACTTTAACTGATACTATTTGCACTGCATTTAACCTTGGTCCCGTTCAGACAATAACCTTAAAAGATTTAATTATGGATGCGTATGCAAATAAAGGGATTTTAAAAACTGACTCGTCCACTTGGAATAAACCCGCTCCAACATTCAATGATTTGTTTGAGTTGTTTTCACAGAAAGATGGATTAAAGATAGACAGTTTGTACGCAGCACTAAAGGAATTATACGATACAGAAGTGTTCGAGCCTGATTCAACAAAAACAATTCCATTATTTGATTTAATTGAGGGAATAACTGTAATTAATTTGTCTGGCTACAACGATAGTATTCAGAATTTGGTTGTCGCAATTACTTTGGACAACTTCTACAATCAGATGCAGATGTCCGGGCATAGTAGGATACAAGGCAACATAAGAGAAATTACAAGAATGATATTGGTAGATGAAGCTGACAACTTCTTAAGTAAGGATTTTAAGGCAATTAAGAAAATCCTGAAGGAAGGCAGAGAATTTGGAGTAGGTACAATTCTTTCGACCCAATTTTTAAGTCATTTCTCAACGAACGATAACGATTATGCAAACTATATCTTAACTTGGGTCCTCCATAATGTTTCGGAATTGAGTAGTAAAGAGATAAGAATGTTATTTAATACTCAGTCCAAGACCGAAGAAGAAAATATTATGAGTCAGATTAAAAAGTTAGAAAAGCATCATAGTGTGGTTAAGGGGATTGGCAAGGAACCGATACTGATGAGAGATAAAGCTTTTTGGGAGTTATTTAATTATTAATTTATTCAGGATGCCCTTTTTGGGCATCTTTTCTTTATTGACCGCTAATGTTTAATTATGTACAATAGGATATAGAGACTTCCAAAATAGAATTACAAACTTCCAAATTCGGAGGGAAAAAATGCAACAGCATCTTCCAATGTTCTATACATTTCCATCCATTCGTGGTATACAGGCAGGGCGGGAATATTACATAACCATGTGCCCGTTAAAACTAATACCAAGAATCTTCCTTTTTGACGAAGAGGATATTGATCCCACCGTAAGATCTCAGAGGGTTTTAAATAAAGCACGAGTACCTGAGATTGCTGAATATCTTATTAATAATTGTAAGGATTACGTTTTTTCGGCCATTACCGCTTCAATTGATGGACTGGTAGATTTTGTACCTTTATCAGATGATCCTGTCAACTACAATATTGGTATTATTAAAGTTCCTATGACATCAAAAATTGTAATTAATGACGGGCAGCATAGACGTGCAGCAATTGAGGCAGCCTTAAAAAAGAAGCCAGAACTTGGGGATGAAACGATCTCTGTTGTTTTCTTTCTAGACGAGGGCTTGAGAAGATCACAGCAAATGTTCGCAGATCTTAATCGCTATGCTATTCGACCCTCTGGCTCCCTAAATATCTTATACGATTACAGAGATCCAGTAGCTGAAATCGCTAGACAACTATCGTATGAACTAGATTTATTTGATGGACTGACTGAAATGGAAAAGACAACCATATCGAATAGATCAACAAAGCTATTTACGTTAAGTGGGTTGTATCGTGCTACCAATGAACTGATTAATAATAAGATTGACAAACCTTATGAAGAGCTAAAAGAAATATCCTTCAAATATTGGGCAGTAGTCGGTAAACATATTAAGGAATGGAATAGTGTTAAGGAAGGCGTTGTAAAGGCTTCTGAATTAAGAAAAGACTATATCAACGCTCATGCTATTACATTAGTAGCCTTGGGTAAGGTTGGTTATTGTTTATTAGATGAATTTCCTGATACCTGGGAAAAGGAACTGGAAAAGTTACAATTAGTTGAATGGTACCGTGGAAATAAGTATTGGGAAGGTCGCGTTACTGTTGGTGGGAAAATTTCCTTCTCGAGAAATAATCTCATTTTATTAACTAGTGCACTCAAAAAGGTACTAGGGATTCCGCTATCTACAGAAGAGCAAGAGGCGGAAAGATCTTTACAGTCAAGTAATTAGTGTTTGACGGAGGAGCTATAATGAGCACAGCATTTAAAATAAATAAAGAATACCTACAGGAAATAAATGAACGAATTCAAGATTTGTATTTATCAGACCATATTCCTTGGATTGTGGGTTACAGTGGGGGCAAAGATTCCACGGCAACGTTGCAACTGGTTTGGAATGCCATAAAAACTTTACCAGAGGAAAAAAGAAATCACAAAGCTATACACGTCATAAGTACAGATACGCTTGTAGAACAACCAATTGTCGCGGCGTGGGTAAACAACTCTTTGAAAAAAATGAGAGAAACCGCTGTAGCAATGGGTATGCCCGTTACTCCACATAGATTAACTCCAGATGTATCAAATTCTTTTTGGGTTAATTTAATAGGTCGGGGATATCCTGCGCCGCGGCCGACCTTTAGATGGTGTACAAGTCGTCTTAAGATTGATCCATCTAATAAATTTACAACGGACCTTGTTAAAGATTTTGGTGAAACAATTTTGGTTCTAGGAACGAGAAAAGCGGAAAGTACAAGACGGGCAGGAACCATGAATAAATACGAGAAGCATAGGATCAGAGAGTGGTTAAGTCCTAATGGCAGCTTGCAAAATTCGTGGGTATTTTCCCCAATTGAGGATTGGACGAGTGATGATGTGTGGTTGTACTTGATGCAGCATACAAATCCTTGGGGAATCTCCAACAAAGATTTGATGGCTATGTATCGTGAGGCTACAAACGATAATGAGTGTCCATTAGTGGTAGATACTTCAACACCGAGCTGTGGGAATAGCAGGTTCGGTTGCTGGGTATGCACGTTGGTATCTTCGGATAAGTCGATGGAAGCCATGATTCAGAATGATGATGAGAAGGCTTGGATGGAGCCGCTTTTGAAGTTCCGTAATGAAGAAATTGGTATGCTAAATGAGAACGGGAGAATAGATGATCATGATAAGAGGGACTTCCGAAGAAAAGGGGGAGCGATTACTTTAAAAAGGAGCGGTACTGATGTAACTCCAGGTCCTTATCTTAAAAGTCATCGTGAACATTTACTTCGCCGGCTACTTGAAGTTCAAGAGGAAGTTCGTGAATTAATGCCGGAGGACATGGAAGGGCTAGAACTTATCGCACTAGAGGAGATAAAAGAAATTCAAAGGATTTGGGTTCAGGATAAGGCGGAATTTGATGATGCTGTCCCGAAAATCTATCATGAAGTTACAGGAGCAATTTGGCCATTTAATGATAAATATAGCTCGTTTGGTCGAGAAGAGTGGAGTATTCTCGAGGAGATAACTGAAGGCAATCATGTCACTATGGATTTGTTCTCTTCACTGCTATATATGGAGGAGCAACATACCACTCTGAGGGGAAGAAAAGCTGTCCTCAGTGAGATCGAAAAACATATCAAAAGATGTTTTTATGAGGATGCTCAAGATGCACTTGCGTTTAAGCAGAACCAAGTTGCACTTAGGGATAACGCTAATCCGGATGAGTTAGCCAGCCAACTTGAAATGGAGTCAGAAGATGATTATTAAATCAATTAGTCTTTGCAACTTTGGTGTATACGCAGGGGTACAACAACTAAATCTAGCTCATGATGGGAAAGGGAAAGGCCAGGTCGTAACACTGGTTGGTGGACTGAATGGGCGAGGAAAGACCAGTATCCTTGAGGCTCTCCTGCTGGCCTTTTATGGAAATCGCTCTCCCAAAGTAAGGGAGAGTGGACGCAGTTATTCAAATTACTTGGCCGAATTAATTCATGGTCGTGGAGTTGAAGAACTGGAAAGTTGGGTGATACTTGAGCTAGAAGTTCCTCTGGACAGCTCGGTAAGCAATATCAAACTAAAGCGTTCTTGGGGAAAAAAGAATGTACGGGTGACGGACTTCCTACAGGTATGGCGCGATGAACGAGAAGATCCATACCTAGCGGAGAATTGGGATAGCTACGTTGAAGAATTAATACCGTCCGCTATAGCAGAGCTATTCTTTTTTGATGGTGAACGGATAAGTACTCTGGCCGAATCTGATGAAACAGTGGAATCATTGCGAAAAGCCATTCAAACGCTTCTAGGTATTGAGACTATTGATAGGCTTACAAAGGATTTGGAGCTTTTAATAAAAAGAAATAGAGCTGTTTCAGTAAATACTGAATTAAAAGATGAGTTACAGGAAATTAACGAGTACCTTCAGTCTATAGAGCTGAAATATAGTCATGTAAACCAGGAAAGAAGTAGTTTGAATTCGAAAATGCAATATATGACTCAGCAATTGGAGCTACTGAAAAAAGCATATGGTGAAGCTGGGGGAGGATACTTTGATAATCAAGGTAAACTTCTTAAACGTCAAGGGGAGCTCCATATTGAATTAGATGAGCTAAAATTAAGTGTAGGCTCTGTTCTAGCGGGTGCTTTTCCTTTAATTCTTGTTGAAGACCAGGTTAGGAAGGTTAAACAAACTGCTAAACGCGATTTGGTAAACAATCAAGCCAAGGCATCTTTATCTTTCATTAAGAATATCTCTTCAGATATTATGTCGAGCATCAATATTCTAGAGATTGACAGTATCGAGAAAGATAAAGTACAACAGCTGATCTTATCGAAGATAGCCGGAGTGGAACAATCAGCAAAAGAGGATCCTCTATTTCCGGTCGGGCTTACGATGTCGAATCAACTGGATAATATATTGGGCCTTTTAAGCTTAGAAAAAACAAATGCCCGGGAATTGATTAGTAGATATGAAGAGATTGATCACGAACTTTATCAAATAGAAAAGAATATGCCATCCGATCCGGATGTCGATGCTCTCAAGGATTTGCTAGAAAAGCAGAAAGAAACAGAGATGACCATAGGTGAGTACTCCAGGGCCATCTCTCAATATGACGAAGAGTTGAGATTGTTAAAAATTGAGGAGCAAAGGGCCAAGGAAAAGATCGTGAAGATGAGTACTTTGAAGGCCGAAGCAGACGAGACAGAGCGCATGATCAAATATGCCCTTCAGACTCAGCTGAAAATGAAAGTTTTTCGGGATCGATTAACAGAGCAGAAAGTAAATAAATTAGCGGAGTTTATTTATGAGGCGTTCAAATTATTAACCCATAAGAGCAGCTTGGTCTCGCAGGTAACTGTAGACGCAGAGAATTTCAAAATAAAGCTTTATGATATAAGTGGTGCAGAAATTTCTAAGTTTAAACTGTCTAGCGGTGAGAGGCAAATGTTGGCTCTTGCGATTCTATGGGGGCTAGCAAAAGCATCTGGTAAAACATTGCCTGTTGTCATAGATACACCAATGGGGCGGCTGGATTCACTCCATCGGATTAACTTCGTAGGGAAGTACCTTCCTAATGCAAGCCATCAAGTTGTTGTGCTTTCCACGGATACTGAAATTGAAGGAAAGTACCTAAAGATGCTTTCGCCATATGTCGGCAAGAAGTATTTATTGATATACGATGAAACAAACCGGGCTACCGAGATCACCGAAGGATACTTGCTACCTGAAAATGAGATGGAGACACTTGTATGATTGTGAAACAAATTCGGCTTTCGAACAAAGCAAAAGAGCAGTTAATTCGACTAAAGGCGAAAACAGGTATCCAACAATGGAATATCTTATGCCGTTGGGCGCTCTGTCTATCAATAAAAGAACCAAACCCACCGATGGACATTGATTACCCAGCGGATAGCAACGTCGAAATGACTTGGCAGGTTTTTGGTGGAGAACATCAAGATATTTATGAGGCTCTAATTATTCAACGTTGTTTGGATGATGGTTTGGGAACTGATCCGAATGTGCTTGCAAAACAGTTTAGGTTACACTTACACAGAGGGATCGGACGACTCGCTGCACACGGTTCTAGGCTTAAAAAATCTACGGATCTATTAAAGGTAGGTTTAGGAAAATTCTAGGAAAGAAGAGATTTGATGATGCCACTTTACCTTGACTTTAATGCAACAAGCCCTGTTCATGATGAAGTGTTAGAAGTGATGGTTGAAGCTTACAAGAATAATTTCGGAAACCCCGCCAGTAGGACGCATCATCACGGGCATCAAGCAAAACAACTAGTGGATAATTCACGCAAAAATATCGCTGCGGTTCTTGGGGTGGTCCCCAATGATATTATTTTTACTAGTGGCGCTACTGAGAGCAATAATCTGTCCATTCTTGGGCTTGAGGAATTCGGTGTAAAACAAAATAAAAAGCACATTATATCTACAGTTATAGAGCACAGTTCAATTTTGGAACCACTAGAGCATCTATCCAAAAAGGGCTTTAAGATTGACCTTGTTCCAGTGGATTCATCAGGAAGGGTTTCAGCTGAGGATATTATAAACCGTGTTACAGACGATACCTTACTAGTTACTATTATGCATGCTAATAATGAAACTGGGATTATCCAACCCGTGAAAGAAATTGGCGATGCCCTGGTTGACCGTGACGTATTTTTTCATATTGATGCAGCTCAGACCTTTGGAAAGCTTGTTGATGAATTGCAAGAAGTAAAATACGATCTTTTAAGTATAACAGCTCATAAGATATATGGACCCCAGGGAATTGGTGCGCTTGTTTTTCGGAATAAAAAATATAAGCGTCCACCAATTACTCCATTGATGTATGGTGGGAAACAAGAAAAAGGACTAAGGCCGGGTACCTTGCCTGCTCCGTTAATTGCAGGGTTTGGTAAAGCAGCAGAGTTGATATTATCTAATTATTTAAATTGGGCCAAGGCTGAATTGATTATTAGACAAAGTATTATAGAACAGCTTAAAGAAGTAGAATATACTATAAACGGTGACATTTCCTTATGCTTACCGAATTGCATTAATATCAGCTTCCCTGGAGTAGACTCGGAGGCGTTAATGTTATGTGTTAGACAAAAATTATCGTTATCAAATGGATCAGCATGCACCTCATCTGAATATAAACCAAGCCATGTTTTATCCTCAATGGGAGCACTAGCTGAAAACAGTGTAAGGATATCTTGGGGACCTTACTTAGAAAATGTTGATTTATCAGAAATGATACTTTTTATAAAAAAAATTATTTAGATTAAAAAGAAGCTGTGACTTACATAACAGCTTCTTTTACTAATGTTGAGAATAACTTTTCAAAATAACAAATAAGTTCAATAATCTTCGGATCTTGTTGAATTTTTTGATCAGAAATATAATCAGTGTCACTTATTATTACCTTGTTAGTTTTTCCTGGCTTTTTTAATTGTCCAGCAATCCCTATGCTCATCTTTTGAGTATCGGACGAATGTTTTTTAGGTATGTATGAACTGTTTTTTTGTAAAAACGTCTCTATATCTGTGAATAGTGGCTCATGATCTTTAATCATAAGGGGAAGTACAACATCTTCAAGTTTCCCCATCCCATCTCCTTTTTCAAAAATGTAACAACCCAAGAATAACTCTTTATTATTTTTCTCCTCATTACAGATAATATCTAAATTAGATATTTCTTTAATTAATGGGAGGGTTTTGCTATACTCTTCTTTAAAAATATTTACTACAGATTCAATTCCTTTGTCGTCTGCATCATTAGTAAAAACAAAGGAGATATTTGTGATTTCAGTATCAGTTGCTGGTACTTCTAGAATATCAAGGTACTTGCCTATTAAGTCCCGTACTCTATCGTGCTTAGTATTTCCTCCAACACTGTATAATAACACAATTATTTTATCCTTATAGAGTATATCCATAGGCAGTAGCGGGTAGTAATTTTGTAAATTTAATTGGTTTAAATCATGTTTTTCTATTGCGTTCTTGAAAATTGCATTTAGTGGATAAGGTGCTTTGCCTATTTTTTCTCCATAATTTCGAAAATTCATAGTTCGTAAAACCCTGTATATAAAAGCGACGTCGTGGGGACCTTCACATAGAATTAATACTACTTTCATAAGCCACCTCTAAGATCCAAGTCAAGATTCTCAATCAGCCTTGCCAAACTAGGGCCAGAATAGTAATTTGAAGTTATTTGGCTGTTCTCATAGTTAAATCTATAAGCAGATATGAATGAATTAGTCAAACAGTTGTTAACCAAAGCATTAATGCATTCTTTGCTATGAGAGGTAACAAAAATCTGCACATTAAATATTTCAGCAAGCTCACCGATGAATTTAGAGAATTCGACCAATAGGGAGTGGTGTAATGCATTCTCTAATTCATCAATGAATATTACTCCATTCTCAACTGCGGCAAATTGAAGAGATATGTGGAATATCCTCTGGAAACCTTCTCCAAAATTTGTGATATCCACTGCTGATTTGAAATTTTTATGGTTTACAAGGAAACGCTTCATCTCCCCTGCTAATTCTATATTTTCTATTCCGCTGTCTAATCGTGAATTAATAAACTTAACTATACGTTCGATATTTCGAGTTTCTACACTTTTTTCATGTAATCTGATTAGTTCTTCCTGATTTTGCATTGAAAAGGGAGTTGTGTAGGTTGAGAAACATAATTGATGTATTTTATCATAGAAGATTTCATTTTCTTTCTCGATAAAAAGTCTTGATTGCGTAGTGAATGTTCTATCCTCTACGGTTGCTATTAAATTCAAAGAAGTGATATACGAGTTTTTATTTAGATTATTAATACTTTCTTCTTCTTTAACTAATTTTGTTGATATAGATTTACCTTCGAAGTTACCAGATATATTAATTTCATCAGGAATAACGGAAGAAAGCCATGAAAAATCTAACTCATCATGAAATTTTCCTCTTCTTCTAAATACATCATAGTAACCGAAAATATCATTTAATCGCGTAAGAAAGTAAAGGGCTTCTAAAAAACTAGACTTACCCGTATTATTGATTCCAGCAATAATATTGATCTTATTCAAATTTTCTACTCTAAAGTTCCTGAAGAGTTTATAGTTTTCAATGTTTACAGAACAGAAATGATTTGTTACTTTTTCAATAAGTGTATTCTTTAACACTACAGTATTTTTACTAAAATCGTTGCCTGTTTGAGGAGATATACTAATTGCTTCAAGTAACTCTTGCTTATCTTTATAGTTTAAAGCTTTATCAACTGATTTAGTATTTTCCATATACAGAAGAGTTCTTTCGTCATCCAAAATTGAGCGAAGATTTCTTATATCGGTGTAGTTTTTGATTATACGTTCACCGGGAGAGTTATCACCGTTAGTGTTATCGTCTAAATCTTCTTCATCAATTGATAACCAATTAAACAATCGATTAAGGTTCTTACTATTACTTGCTTTTAAGTTTTCCTCATCCCATTCAATCCATGCTCTAAGATTCGGGCTTTTGATAATTTCTTCAAAAATTGTGTACA
Proteins encoded:
- a CDS encoding AAA family ATPase, encoding MMDKAYEHKEVHIDNLYLDPKNFRLVHEIEFGQKIEDITDPVLQTRTRILVTGNKNENIDDLLLSFTKNGYLPVDLIQVTNLSEDKYEVIEGNRRVSTLKVLYERYKLGLDIGGLDPSIFSTIPVVVYSEKSLENYQIIMGLKHISGTKSWPAWNQAKYLHYLIHEKKLNEKDVADTLGIKSGTIKRALRTLGLIDQFRICEFGEQFKPDMYTIFEEIIKSPNLRAWIEWDEENLKASNSKNLNRLFNWLSIDEEDLDDNTNGDNSPGERIIKNYTDIRNLRSILDDERTLLYMENTKSVDKALNYKDKQELLEAISISPQTGNDFSKNTVVLKNTLIEKVTNHFCSVNIENYKLFRNFRVENLNKINIIAGINNTGKSSFLEALYFLTRLNDIFGYYDVFRRRGKFHDELDFSWLSSVIPDEINISGNFEGKSISTKLVKEEESINNLNKNSYITSLNLIATVEDRTFTTQSRLFIEKENEIFYDKIHQLCFSTYTTPFSMQNQEELIRLHEKSVETRNIERIVKFINSRLDSGIENIELAGEMKRFLVNHKNFKSAVDITNFGEGFQRIFHISLQFAAVENGVIFIDELENALHHSLLVEFSKFIGELAEIFNVQIFVTSHSKECINALVNNCLTNSFISAYRFNYENSQITSNYYSGPSLARLIENLDLDLRGGL
- a CDS encoding cysteine desulfurase family protein — protein: MMPLYLDFNATSPVHDEVLEVMVEAYKNNFGNPASRTHHHGHQAKQLVDNSRKNIAAVLGVVPNDIIFTSGATESNNLSILGLEEFGVKQNKKHIISTVIEHSSILEPLEHLSKKGFKIDLVPVDSSGRVSAEDIINRVTDDTLLVTIMHANNETGIIQPVKEIGDALVDRDVFFHIDAAQTFGKLVDELQEVKYDLLSITAHKIYGPQGIGALVFRNKKYKRPPITPLMYGGKQEKGLRPGTLPAPLIAGFGKAAELILSNYLNWAKAELIIRQSIIEQLKEVEYTINGDISLCLPNCINISFPGVDSEALMLCVRQKLSLSNGSACTSSEYKPSHVLSSMGALAENSVRISWGPYLENVDLSEMILFIKKII
- the dndB gene encoding DNA sulfur modification protein DndB — encoded protein: MQQHLPMFYTFPSIRGIQAGREYYITMCPLKLIPRIFLFDEEDIDPTVRSQRVLNKARVPEIAEYLINNCKDYVFSAITASIDGLVDFVPLSDDPVNYNIGIIKVPMTSKIVINDGQHRRAAIEAALKKKPELGDETISVVFFLDEGLRRSQQMFADLNRYAIRPSGSLNILYDYRDPVAEIARQLSYELDLFDGLTEMEKTTISNRSTKLFTLSGLYRATNELINNKIDKPYEELKEISFKYWAVVGKHIKEWNSVKEGVVKASELRKDYINAHAITLVALGKVGYCLLDEFPDTWEKELEKLQLVEWYRGNKYWEGRVTVGGKISFSRNNLILLTSALKKVLGIPLSTEEQEAERSLQSSN
- the dndC gene encoding DNA phosphorothioation system sulfurtransferase DndC translates to MSTAFKINKEYLQEINERIQDLYLSDHIPWIVGYSGGKDSTATLQLVWNAIKTLPEEKRNHKAIHVISTDTLVEQPIVAAWVNNSLKKMRETAVAMGMPVTPHRLTPDVSNSFWVNLIGRGYPAPRPTFRWCTSRLKIDPSNKFTTDLVKDFGETILVLGTRKAESTRRAGTMNKYEKHRIREWLSPNGSLQNSWVFSPIEDWTSDDVWLYLMQHTNPWGISNKDLMAMYREATNDNECPLVVDTSTPSCGNSRFGCWVCTLVSSDKSMEAMIQNDDEKAWMEPLLKFRNEEIGMLNENGRIDDHDKRDFRRKGGAITLKRSGTDVTPGPYLKSHREHLLRRLLEVQEEVRELMPEDMEGLELIALEEIKEIQRIWVQDKAEFDDAVPKIYHEVTGAIWPFNDKYSSFGREEWSILEEITEGNHVTMDLFSSLLYMEEQHTTLRGRKAVLSEIEKHIKRCFYEDAQDALAFKQNQVALRDNANPDELASQLEMESEDDY
- a CDS encoding DUF3226 domain-containing protein; translation: MKVVLILCEGPHDVAFIYRVLRTMNFRNYGEKIGKAPYPLNAIFKNAIEKHDLNQLNLQNYYPLLPMDILYKDKIIVLLYSVGGNTKHDRVRDLIGKYLDILEVPATDTEITNISFVFTNDADDKGIESVVNIFKEEYSKTLPLIKEISNLDIICNEEKNNKELFLGCYIFEKGDGMGKLEDVVLPLMIKDHEPLFTDIETFLQKNSSYIPKKHSSDTQKMSIGIAGQLKKPGKTNKVIISDTDYISDQKIQQDPKIIELICYFEKLFSTLVKEAVM
- the dndE gene encoding DNA sulfur modification protein DndE; protein product: MIVKQIRLSNKAKEQLIRLKAKTGIQQWNILCRWALCLSIKEPNPPMDIDYPADSNVEMTWQVFGGEHQDIYEALIIQRCLDDGLGTDPNVLAKQFRLHLHRGIGRLAAHGSRLKKSTDLLKVGLGKF
- the dndD gene encoding DNA sulfur modification protein DndD translates to MIIKSISLCNFGVYAGVQQLNLAHDGKGKGQVVTLVGGLNGRGKTSILEALLLAFYGNRSPKVRESGRSYSNYLAELIHGRGVEELESWVILELEVPLDSSVSNIKLKRSWGKKNVRVTDFLQVWRDEREDPYLAENWDSYVEELIPSAIAELFFFDGERISTLAESDETVESLRKAIQTLLGIETIDRLTKDLELLIKRNRAVSVNTELKDELQEINEYLQSIELKYSHVNQERSSLNSKMQYMTQQLELLKKAYGEAGGGYFDNQGKLLKRQGELHIELDELKLSVGSVLAGAFPLILVEDQVRKVKQTAKRDLVNNQAKASLSFIKNISSDIMSSINILEIDSIEKDKVQQLILSKIAGVEQSAKEDPLFPVGLTMSNQLDNILGLLSLEKTNARELISRYEEIDHELYQIEKNMPSDPDVDALKDLLEKQKETEMTIGEYSRAISQYDEELRLLKIEEQRAKEKIVKMSTLKAEADETERMIKYALQTQLKMKVFRDRLTEQKVNKLAEFIYEAFKLLTHKSSLVSQVTVDAENFKIKLYDISGAEISKFKLSSGERQMLALAILWGLAKASGKTLPVVIDTPMGRLDSLHRINFVGKYLPNASHQVVVLSTDTEIEGKYLKMLSPYVGKKYLLIYDETNRATEITEGYLLPENEMETLV